One segment of Brassica napus cultivar Da-Ae chromosome C3, Da-Ae, whole genome shotgun sequence DNA contains the following:
- the LOC106416558 gene encoding CLAVATA3/ESR (CLE)-related protein 41-like, translated as MATSNDQTNTKSSSYSHTLLLFLIFLSFILFIGLTIPMNHHQSTSTVVLFKRVLLKSSAPASSTMDLRPKDRPRPSRTSRKREFGNDAHEVPSGPNPISN; from the coding sequence aTGGCAACATCAAATGACCAAACCAATACCAAATCATCATCGTATTCTCatactcttcttcttttcctcaTATTCTTATCTTTCATTCTCTTCATTGGCCTTACAATCCCAATGAATCATCATCAATCCACATCTACGGTTGTTCTCTTCAAGAGGGTTCTTCTTAAATCTTCGGCTCCAGCTTCATCCACGATGGATCTGCGTCCGAAGGATCGCCCACGACCCAGCCGCACTTCTAGAAAGAGAGAGTTTGGAAATGATGCTCATGAAGTTCCTAGTGGTCCAAACCCTATTTCCAATTAG
- the LOC106417229 gene encoding uncharacterized protein LOC106417229: protein MAAQNHNGYERAFGVTNIKSHIPLNLDFEDHNYDAWRELFLSHCLAFNVHGHHDGTSLPANDDDTPWKKRDGLVKLWLYRTLTQPLFRTNFQTGWSARDIWLHIENQFRNNKEAREIQLDHDLRTTEIGDRSVHEYCQTLKSISALLANLDVHVSDVSLKLPE, encoded by the coding sequence ATGGCGGCTCAAAACCACAATGGTTATGAACGAGCGTTTGGGGTTACAAATATCAAAAGTCATATCCCTCTGAATTTGGATTTCGAAGACCATAATTATGATGCTTGGCGTGAGCTCTTCCTCTCACACTGCCTCGCATTCAACGTCCACGGACACCACGATGGCACTTCCCTCCCAGCAAACGACGACGACACTCCTTGGAAGAAGAGGGACGGCCTGGTTAAGTTGTGGCTATACAGAACTCTAACTCAACCTCTATTTCGTACAAATTTCCAAACAGGCTGGTCCGCTCGGGATATCTGGTTGCACATTGAGAACCAATTCAGAAACAACAAAGAAGCTAGGGAAATTCAACTCGACCACGATCTACGCACCACAGAAATTGGAGATCGCTCTGTTCATGAGTATTGTCAGACCTTGAAGTCAATCTCCGCTCTCTTGGCTAATCTAGATGTGCATGTCTCCGATGTATCTCTTAAATTGCCTGAATGA
- the LOC106418658 gene encoding E3 ubiquitin-protein ligase PRT1 — protein sequence MEGVAMKNAELHEEISDKFLCCVCLELLYKPIVLSCGHLSCFWCVHKSMNELRESHCPICRDPYVHFPAVCQKLHFLLKKIYPLTHHKREEQVLKEEQELDCFSPQIDEPKPKVESSCSGGSPNVSDERKVEERLLSSEEPNENNKVIKQISKDDLLCSACKELLVRPVVLNCGHVYCEGCVVDMFQEGEKIKCQECHISDPRGFPKVCLVLEQLLEENFPEEYNSRRSGIQKSIAHTSKRNIQSSHKEGPSLSGENNNDLPWWANPASNVHIGAGCDCCGVYPIIGERYRCKDCKEEIGYDLCKDCYETPSKVPGRFNQQHTPEHRLELAQVPQVLVNIESIGFLLGPMVSEGVSGEEDSDDDDDSEEAGPPDSNEVSSSAD from the exons ATGGAGGGTGTTGCAATGAAGAACGCTGAGCTACATGAAGAAATCTCCGATAAGTTTCTCTGCTGCGTTTGCCT GGAGCTTCTTTACAAACCGATTGTGCTAT CATGTGGTCACCTATCGTGTTTCTGGTGCGTACACAAGTCAATGAATGAGCTGCGAGAGTCTCATTGTCCCATTTGCAGAGACCCTTATGTTCACTTTCCTGCTGTCTGCCAAAAGCTTCACTTCCTCCTCAAGAAGATCTACCCTCTTACCCACCACAAGAGAGAAGAACAAGTTCTAA AGGAGGAACAAGAACTAGATTGTTTTTCACCTCAGATTGATGAACCAAAGCCTAAGGTGGAGTCTTCATGTAGTGGAGGTTCTCCAAATGTCTCTG ATGAGCGGAAGGTGGAAGAAAGGTTACTATCAAGTGAAGAACCTAATGAGAATAACAAAGTCATTAAGCAGATTTCAAAAGATGATTTGCTCTGTTCAGCATGCAAGGAGCTGCTAGTGCGACCCGTAGTACTCAATTGTGGACATG TGTATTGCGAAGGATGCGTAGTAGATATGTTTCAAGAAGGCGAAAAGATCAAATGTCAGGAGTGTCATATCTCTGACCCGAGAGGGTTTCCGAAAGTTTGTTTGGTTCTTGAGCAGCTCTTGGAGGAGAACTTTCCTGAAGAGTACAATTCAAGGAGAAGTGGGATTCAGAAATCGATTGCCCATACTAGCAAAAGAA ACATTCAAAGCTCTCACAAAGAAGGCCCATCCTTATCAGGCGAGAACAACAATGATCTTCCCTGGTGGgcaaaccctgcatctaatgtTCACATCGGAGCTGGTTGTGATTGTTGCGGA GTGTATCCAATCATAGGGGAGCGATACAGATGCAAAGACTGCAAGGAAGAAATTGGTTATGACCTTTGCAAAGACTGTTACGAGACTCCTTCAAAAGTTCCTGGGAGATTCAACCAACAACACACCCCAGAACACAGGCTTGAGCTCGCTCAGGTTCCTCAGGTTCTGGTCAATATCGAGTCTATCGGCTTCCTTCTAGGTCCGATGGTTAGTGAAGGCGTGAGTGGAGAAGAAgatagtgatgatgatgatgatagcgAGGAAGCAGGGCCTCCTGATTCTAATGAGGTATCGTCAAGCGCTGACTGA
- the LOC106417228 gene encoding uncharacterized protein LOC106417228, whose product MVQRLYAKNGGWIRPEKFNYNGSLWALFHRQHHTTNISFWAVEESASDSWVWRQLLKIKAEGITFIKPLLGTGHKISFWYDAWTPFGQLIRFLGDRGPSQLRVPINASVAEACSPYGWSLPSPRSNEALELHIYLTSIQCPTFSEVADSYVWATTVREEPRFNARNTWHDLRPSLPTQPNIDVIWFKGAVPRNNFTMWVANMDRLPTRARLASWGLQIPTACCLCSALVETRDHLFITCNYSSEVWHLSIASLNPPNTLFCSWPELFSWIRRTSATVPALLKKLAAQCVIYHLWKQRNNVIHNQITQPPSAIYKLIDREMRNTITARRNRKQFQDLMAKWMH is encoded by the exons ATGGTTCAACGTTTGTATGCCAAAAACGGAGGGTGGATTAGGCCTGAGAAGTTTAACT ACAACGGTTCCTTGTGGGCACTATTTCATAGGCAGCATCACACAACTAACATAAGCTTCTGGGCAGTGGAAGAATCGGCCTCAGACTCTTGGGTTTGGAGGCAGCTCCTAAAGATCAAAGCTGAAGGGATTACTTTTATAAAGCCACTGCTTGGAACAGGTCATAAAATCAGCTTCTGGTATGATGCTTGGACTCCATTTGGCCAGTTGATACGCTTTCTAGGCGACAGGGGGCCTTCACAACTTCGGGTCCCTATTAATGCCTCAGTAGCAGAAGCTTGCTCTCCATACGGGTGGTCTCTTCCGTCTCCGAGATCTAATGAAGCTCTGGAACTCCATATTTATCTGACCAGCATCCAATGCCCTACATTCTCTGAAGTCGCTGATTCATATGTCTGGGCCACAACTGTAAGAGAGGAGCCGAGATTTAATGCGCGAAATACATGGCATGACTTGAGACCTTCTCTACCAACTCAACCCAATATTGATGTTATATGGTTTAAAGGAGCTGTTCCAAGGAACAACTTTACCATGTGGGTGGCAAATATGGACAGGTTACCGACGAGAGCAAGATTGGCTTCTTGGGGCCTTCAAATCCCAACAGCTTGCTGTCTATGCTCTGCTCTTGTTGAAACAAGAGATCATCTATTTATCACCTGCAATTACAGTTCTGAAGTTTGGCACCTATCTATCGCGAGTTTGAACCCGCCTAACACGTTGTTCTGCTCATGGCCTGAGCTTTTTTCATGGATCAGAAGAACCTCTGCAACGGTTCCAGCTCTACTAAAGAAGCTCGCAGCCCAGTGCGTCATTTATCATCTCTGGAAGCAGAGAAACAATGTTATCCATAACCAGATCACTCAACCTCCATCAGCAATATACAAACTCATTGATAGGGAAATGCGCAACACCATAACTGCTAGGAGGAACAGGAAGCAATTCCAAGACCTCATGGCCAAGTGGATGCACTAA